One part of the Aurantibacillus circumpalustris genome encodes these proteins:
- a CDS encoding beta strand repeat-containing protein, with protein sequence MRKLKNRSLRKLVFLSLHLISVGIFAQSPYFINYQGTARLADGTPLESRTIRIQFSIRQTSSSGSIIATETQQLQTNALGLFSTQIGKTANLANINWQGNAHFLEVGIDTSGGSNFVILGAQQMVSVPYAMHANSVPSSYIDNILSIGDNSYALSPTVAIVPNTSITVSGLGTVTSVGTNTFDINIPTPTFSNTGQAIITGTYPDFIVNTPTVPAAITPSITLTNTASLASTVTSSGSSFSLNIPPPTFSNTNQTIITGTYPTFFVNTPTVGATPNTTITPSGLVTVSNLVTNSFVVGVPPPTLAIASGSISITGGNSVPLPAQTSVSVAGIATLNTSGSNYTVGVPAPTLAIASGSISITGGNSVPLPTTPTVSAAGIATVSAGPNYLVGVPAPTLAIASGSISITGGNSVPLPTTPTVSAAGIATVSAGPNYLVGVPAPTLAIASGSISITGGNSVPLPTTPTVSAAGIATVSAGPNYLVGVQAPVFTNASQNIISGAYPAYTVNTPTIANTSIALTATAAAGPSLSTSGTNSFNINIPPTTAWSLLGNATTNPATNYIGTSDAQPLIFRSNATEAMRILANGYVGIGTPTPGHRLIVSGTEGEFQVHPYFNGPGATALMASLVNSNSRGPQFRFQSSGAGSLFYDIGKDANGNFVIENSGDVPVLTINQTAAIGVGSTANYGTAGQVLTSSGSAAAPIWTIVSAVNSWSLGGNTATTPSLNFIGTTDNNALNFRVNNQKAGSINQTLFNASFGHQSLNAVTTGSGNIAFGSGALQNLTTGSRNVALGYSALSLNNSINNIAIGASALAANTSGNSNVAIGLSAMGSNAAGNYNTAVGHAAGQLNSGFQNVFLGYSSGAQSIGTGNVFLGYQSGFYETGNDKLYIANSTTSVSPLIYGDFSSGNVSIGTSNAHAPLQFSNGIQSRKIVLWEGANNDHQFYGLGIDNSVFRYQVDVTNADHVFYAGTSATTSNELFRIKGNGYFKMGSETGTGQPPNYPVGAGGMMIRRLYTTNITAGEIIARTADIILERDGTNGGWRVNNTGISALSVCNCMGTNSAGAAVNRAFNNLVSGITQVYNNTDNIVFLHCIFGDPYFSANGHITEVSLTRQSTDYFWIGTVMSTFNQ encoded by the coding sequence ATGAGAAAATTAAAAAATAGAAGTTTAAGAAAATTAGTTTTCTTGTCTTTGCATTTAATTTCGGTAGGAATATTCGCGCAATCACCTTACTTTATAAATTATCAAGGAACAGCGCGCTTGGCAGATGGCACGCCATTAGAAAGCAGAACAATCAGAATTCAATTCAGTATCCGGCAAACAAGTAGCAGCGGAAGTATAATTGCTACAGAAACACAACAACTTCAGACGAATGCATTAGGATTATTTTCAACGCAGATTGGAAAAACAGCAAACCTTGCTAATATCAACTGGCAGGGGAATGCTCACTTTTTAGAAGTAGGAATTGACACGTCTGGAGGAAGTAATTTTGTGATTCTAGGTGCTCAGCAAATGGTAAGTGTGCCTTATGCTATGCATGCCAATTCTGTACCTTCTTCATATATCGATAATATTTTAAGTATTGGGGACAACAGTTATGCACTTTCTCCAACAGTTGCGATTGTTCCAAACACGAGCATAACGGTTTCTGGTCTGGGCACTGTAACAAGTGTCGGTACAAATACATTTGATATTAATATTCCAACGCCAACCTTTAGTAATACAGGACAAGCCATTATTACGGGTACTTACCCTGACTTTATTGTAAATACACCTACGGTGCCTGCGGCTATTACTCCGAGTATTACCCTTACAAATACAGCCTCACTTGCATCTACTGTGACAAGCTCTGGAAGCTCTTTTAGTTTAAATATACCACCCCCAACATTTTCAAATACAAATCAAACGATCATTACGGGTACTTATCCAACCTTTTTTGTAAATACACCTACTGTTGGAGCAACACCAAATACAACTATTACGCCTTCGGGCTTAGTGACTGTGTCTAATCTGGTTACAAATTCTTTTGTGGTCGGCGTACCGCCACCAACCCTAGCAATTGCAAGCGGAAGTATCAGTATAACTGGTGGTAACAGTGTTCCATTACCTGCACAAACATCGGTATCGGTGGCAGGAATAGCGACACTTAATACATCAGGATCAAATTATACTGTCGGCGTACCAGCACCAACCTTAGCGATTGCAAGTGGTAGTATCAGTATAACCGGAGGTAATAGTGTTCCTTTACCAACTACACCAACAGTATCGGCGGCTGGTATAGCAACAGTTTCGGCGGGACCAAATTATCTGGTAGGAGTTCCAGCACCAACTTTAGCGATTGCAAGTGGTAGTATCAGTATCACCGGAGGTAATAGTGTTCCTTTACCAACTACACCAACAGTATCGGCGGCAGGTATAGCAACAGTTTCGGCAGGACCAAATTATCTGGTAGGAGTTCCAGCTCCAACTTTGGCGATTGCAAGTGGTAGTATCAGTATAACAGGAGGTAATAGTGTTCCTTTACCAACTACGCCAACAGTATCAGCAGCAGGTATAGCAACAGTATCCGCAGGACCAAATTACTTAGTTGGCGTACAAGCACCGGTGTTTACAAACGCTAGTCAAAATATTATTTCAGGAGCTTATCCAGCGTATACTGTAAATACGCCTACAATAGCAAACACAAGTATTGCATTAACAGCTACAGCTGCTGCTGGCCCTTCGCTTTCAACAAGCGGCACTAATTCTTTTAATATCAATATTCCACCTACAACCGCATGGTCTTTATTAGGAAATGCTACAACAAACCCGGCAACAAATTATATAGGAACAAGTGACGCTCAACCATTAATCTTCCGTTCAAATGCGACTGAGGCCATGCGAATATTGGCAAATGGATATGTAGGCATTGGTACCCCTACACCAGGGCACAGATTAATTGTTTCAGGTACTGAAGGTGAATTTCAAGTCCATCCATATTTTAACGGACCAGGGGCCACAGCTTTAATGGCATCATTAGTCAATAGCAATTCCAGAGGCCCTCAATTTCGCTTTCAGAGTTCTGGTGCTGGTTCACTATTTTATGATATTGGGAAGGATGCGAATGGTAATTTTGTGATTGAAAATTCAGGAGATGTACCCGTACTCACCATTAACCAAACTGCTGCTATTGGTGTTGGAAGCACAGCAAATTATGGAACTGCAGGGCAAGTGCTCACTTCTTCAGGCTCAGCTGCAGCGCCAATTTGGACAATAGTTTCCGCAGTTAACTCATGGTCACTTGGTGGAAATACGGCGACAACACCAAGTCTTAATTTTATTGGCACAACCGACAATAATGCTTTAAATTTCAGAGTAAATAATCAAAAAGCAGGTAGTATTAATCAAACGCTTTTTAATGCGTCCTTTGGTCATCAAAGTTTAAATGCTGTAACAACAGGAAGTGGAAACATAGCTTTTGGCTCAGGAGCATTGCAGAATTTAACTACAGGTTCAAGAAATGTGGCATTGGGTTATTCCGCCTTGAGTCTTAATAACTCTATAAATAATATTGCTATTGGAGCTTCTGCTTTGGCGGCTAATACAAGTGGAAATTCAAACGTAGCTATCGGTTTATCTGCCATGGGTAGTAACGCCGCTGGCAATTACAACACGGCTGTTGGTCACGCTGCTGGTCAACTGAATAGCGGTTTTCAGAATGTATTTTTAGGTTATTCGTCGGGTGCCCAAAGCATCGGAACAGGAAATGTGTTTTTGGGTTACCAATCTGGATTCTATGAAACGGGAAATGATAAACTCTATATTGCTAATTCAACTACAAGTGTTTCACCTTTAATATACGGAGATTTTTCGAGCGGCAATGTTAGTATCGGAACCTCCAATGCACATGCACCGTTGCAATTCTCAAATGGAATTCAAAGTAGAAAAATTGTGTTATGGGAAGGTGCCAACAATGACCATCAATTCTATGGGCTTGGTATAGATAATTCTGTTTTTCGTTATCAGGTCGACGTGACAAATGCTGACCATGTTTTCTATGCAGGTACAAGCGCAACCACTAGTAATGAGTTATTTAGGATAAAAGGAAATGGATACTTTAAAATGGGTTCTGAAACAGGTACAGGTCAGCCCCCTAATTATCCCGTAGGTGCCGGTGGTATGATGATTCGCCGTTTGTATACCACTAATATTACTGCGGGTGAAATTATTGCGAGAACGGCTGATATCATATTAGAAAGAGATGGAACCAATGGTGGTTGGAGAGTAAATAATACTGGTATCAGTGCGCTTTCTGTTTGCAATTGCATGGGAACCAACAGTGCAGGTGCTGCTGTTAATAGGGCTTTTAATAATCTGGTGAGCGGTATTACGCAAGTTTATAATAACACAGATAACATTGTGTTTTTGCATTGCATTTTTGGGGATCCATATTTTTCTGCAAACGGTCATATTACCGAAGTATCATTAACAAGGCAGTCGACCGATTATTTTTGGATTGGAACTGTGATGAGTACATTTAACCAATAA